The Theobroma cacao cultivar B97-61/B2 chromosome 2, Criollo_cocoa_genome_V2, whole genome shotgun sequence genome includes the window GAAACAAATTATTAGTTTGATTCAGCTGAGTAAGTTTTATACTTtaaagttttagtttttattggAATTGAAGTGACAGAATTTGCATAAGTTACTGTGTTTTGGATGCGGATCTAGCAAGAATATTGCATTTCAATAAACTTGGAATGGtttcaattgaaaaaattaattggtGAATTTAGGTATGGGAGCTGCGTATGGGACAGCTAAGAGTGGTGTTGGTGTGGCATCGATGGGTGTGATGAGGCCTGAGTTGGTTATGAAATCTATTGTACCAGTTGTTATGGCTGGTGTTTTGGGTATTTATGGATTGATTATTGCTGTTATTATTAGTACTGGGATCAATCCTAAGGCCAAATCATATTACCTTTTCGATGGTTACGCTCACCTTTCCTCTGGTCTTGCTTGTGGCCTTGCTGGGCTTTCTGCTGGAATGGCAATCGGAATTGTCGGTGATGCTGGTGTCAGGTACAGTGCTTTTATCTCCATATTGTTAACTTAGATTGGACATACTTGTTGTTGACTAACACCAAGATTAATTGGTGTGAAAATGTTGATTTAAACTTTTCATGTTTGCTTTGTGCCCTCATGGAGATTGGAGTTTACTAACGTAGTGCCTTCTCTCTGTATTTGGTTTGAGTTGTTTTTTAGAGTAAATGTTGTCCTTATCTCTAAACACGGCTCATACCAAAATGATGGAGTTCTTGTTTTAGGCACTAATGGGAGAATAATGGTGCTCTTACCGTTAGTGCTGGTTTTGGAGAATAAAGGTGTTGGGAAATATTCATGATGGTGAAATCTATTCATAGCTATAGTTTGCGAGACTGAATGTCTTAAACCTTAAGAAAATTACTGATAATGTAAAGCAACTGTTAGTGTCATATTGACATGATACAGTGATAGCAATTTCCATTTAGTCAGTTTGGTATCATCTATAGATTCCATAAGTCATAAATCTTGTTTATCTATTGCTatcatggaaaatattttgaattttttatgaaacTGGACATATTCTTTCAATTAATTCATATCAAAtaatgtttgaatgattttgttttgcagAGCGAATGCACAACAGCCAAAACTTTTTGTTGGAATGatccttatcctcatttttgcTGAAGCTTTGGCTCTTTATGGACTTATCGTAGGCATCATCTTGTCTTCACGAGCTGGCCAATCCAGAGCAGAATAGGATGCTCATCGAGCTGCTTAGTATTCTTTGATTGCTTATCTGTAGCATTGTACGGGAAAGAGTATTGATTATGCTCAGGGTAAATTGTGATTGGACAGCATGTGCAGGTTTCCCATATTGATGAAAGCAACTACTCGGGCAGTTATTTGGTGTTGGTTGCTCTTTCCTCATTGTAGAAGTAGAATTGAGTTTCTCTTAATAAAATGTTGGTGAAGCTTTTCCCTGTTTGATCTCTATTTGTCAGTGTATCTTGCAGAAATTCAAACTATTAATGGAAGTTTAATTTTGGAGATATTAATGCAATGTTGAATTCAGTTGCAAGTTGGATTAAGACTTTCTTTATTCCGTAACCACCCCTatcctttcctcttttttcttgCTAGCACTTTGAACCCCATCTCACACCCTCGCCggtcctcctcctcctccctCGTCTAAACTTGCAACTTGCATTGAAATAGTCGACGTTGATCCAATCCTCATTTACATCAGAACCAATTTTACTAGTCAAAATTTGGATCAATCCTTGTTATTTAGATttgataatttatattttcgtGTCTTAATTGCATCATGTAAACATGAGATATTAACAATTTTATGgataaatatgaatatgacacgattaattaatcataCTAAAATCTTAAACACGTATATAAATACGtttgataaatatataatacgacatgattaacacgtttattaaacgtattaaattaaattttacacAATATAATTaacacaattaaaatttatatgatttatAACATGCTTATACGATTAACATAATTGATGCGAttaacatgattaaattaaaatatatacaaataaaatataattttattatttaaatttactacaaaaaattataaatattgtaatattaatcaaatataataaattttaatattaataaattttaattatcataaaaatattaatatttatatgaatcaaTAAATAAGTCTTAACCATTCAGTAAACGTGTCTATACGACATGTGAATACTATTAAATAAATGGATAGTAAACGAGTCACGTgttatatgaatatataataataCAATTAACTAATCATGTCATGTGTCTTAGACAAGTCAAGCAGGTTTAACATATCTTAATTACATCGATATATTTAATGTAGGATATACGATTAACTTAAATCTAAATACATCTAAAATTTGTATCTTATGCATATCATATTGTGTGCcgtgtataaatatatattgtgGTGTCGTATTCAAATAAATGAGGGCTATTATCCAGAATTTTTGGGCCAACAAGACGAAATGTGCCCTTGTCTGGCTAGACCTTCATTGAGAGATGTTGCCTTTGAGAGTAGCTAGAGCCGAGACACTGTTTCATGTTGTGGAAACCCTTACTACaaaaaaagtgcacaaaagggTAGTTAAGAAGATAAGAGAGTTTACATTCCATCATTGTAATCCAATCATTTTctttagaagaaaaagaaaagtaaatgaTGCAGAAACGCAAATTAAAGCATCTAACTTTTGGTGCAAAGGGATAGAGCAGCATTTTTTTCCAAACCGACTGACAAAGCAAAGGAAAGCAGCATCTTTTTTAGCCTTTTGTTCCTTATATGCCATTGCCATTGCATACGTCTTTCACTTTACAAAGATTTTTTGATTGGATGATAGGTTATAAAGAAATATGGTGACTCATGGTACATAAATAGTGGAACAGAACAGGACACTTAATAATCTTAGCTATAAAAGAACATTTGCTAGAATCATCAAAATATGTGTGAAGTCTGGTTTTGTCTTTAATCGAATGCCTAAGTaagtataaaataaacatAGAGATAAGCTGTCTTAATTAGTGCACTGCCTCAATCGTCATTCAAGATAGTGGGAGGGGTTTCAGTATATTAGACCAGTCGACACATATTTGGCGATGAAACCAAGTACCAGAAAAAATTAGGTCACGTTTTTGTAAGCTTGTAAGGAGGCAAGGTTGGAACCCCACGTTAAATTCATCCTTATCTCTTCTGCCTTGGTCTGCCTTGTGCTTTCC containing:
- the LOC18607679 gene encoding V-type proton ATPase 16 kDa proteolipid subunit, producing the protein MSSTFSGDETAPFFGFLGAAAALVFSCMGAAYGTAKSGVGVASMGVMRPELVMKSIVPVVMAGVLGIYGLIIAVIISTGINPKAKSYYLFDGYAHLSSGLACGLAGLSAGMAIGIVGDAGVRANAQQPKLFVGMILILIFAEALALYGLIVGIILSSRAGQSRAE